The following are from one region of the Vitis riparia cultivar Riparia Gloire de Montpellier isolate 1030 chromosome 14, EGFV_Vit.rip_1.0, whole genome shotgun sequence genome:
- the LOC117930675 gene encoding thioredoxin domain-containing protein PLP3A-like produces MDPDSVKTTLSNLAFGNVMAAAARDYQKEVLSQQKAQASNSINQEVDLDELMDDPELERLHADRIASLKKEAEKRQALKKQGHGEYREVTEADFLGEVTGSEKVICHFYHREFYRCKIMDKHLKSLAPRHMDNKIIKLDAENAPFFVAKLGVKTLPCVILFRKGIAVDRLIGFQDMGGKDDFATRTLEALLIKKGIVSEKKKDEDDEDGGYPESRRNTVRSSMDPNSDSD; encoded by the exons ATGGATCCTGATTCAGTTAAAACGACCTTGTCCAATTTAGCATTTGGAAATGTAATGGCAGCAGCTGCTCGAGATTATCAAAAG GAAGTGCTATCTCAGCAGAAGGCACAAGCTTCCAATTCAATCAATCAGGAGGTTGATCTTGATGAGTTAATGGAT GATCCAGAGCTGGAAAGATTGCATGCAGATAGGATTGCATCTCTTAAG AAAGAAGCTGAGAAGCGACAGGCTTTAAAGAAGCAAGGGCATGGAGAATACAGGGAGGTAACTGAGGCGGACTTCTTGGGTGAAGTCACTGGGAGTGAAAAAGTAATTTGCCACTTCTACCATCGGGAGTTCTACCGGTGCAA GATAATGGATAAGCATTTGAAATCCCTTGCACCAAGGCATATGGACAATAAGATTATCAAGCTGGATGCAGAG AATGCACCATTCTTTGTCGCCAAACTAGGAGTCAAAACTTTGCCTTGTGTCATCTTATTCAG AAAAGGGATTGCAGTAGATAGGTTGATTGGGTTTCAAGATATGGGAGGAAAAGATGATTTCGCCACTAGGACACTCGAGGCTCTACTTATAAAGAAAG GTATAGTTAGtgagaagaaaaaagatgaagatgatgaagacgGGGGTTATCCTGAAAGCAGACGCAACACAGTGAGATCATCTATGGATCCAAACTCTGATTCAGACtga